The following proteins are co-located in the Tardibacter chloracetimidivorans genome:
- a CDS encoding ABC transporter permease: MRGAALVLGGMLLAALVGPLFLAWPHDVIDWNAISAGMGAPGHLLGTDNVGRDLLARTLIGTRVTLGVALAAALVSLLIGGLWGATAGWIGGRTDEAMMRFVDALYALPFMFIVIVLMVLFGRSILLVFIGIGAVEWLTMARIVRGQTMALKQRGFVTAAEAAGAPGRLIVARHILPNLAGVAFAYLMLTVPQVVMVESFLSFLGLGVQEPLTSLGILVKEGADQMEFRPHTLLVPGAVLVAILICLMLLGERLRERFAA, translated from the coding sequence ATGAGGGGTGCGGCGCTGGTCCTTGGCGGCATGCTGCTGGCGGCGCTTGTGGGGCCGCTGTTTCTCGCCTGGCCGCATGACGTCATCGACTGGAACGCGATCAGCGCCGGCATGGGCGCGCCGGGACACCTGCTGGGCACCGACAATGTAGGACGCGACCTGCTCGCCAGGACGCTGATCGGCACCCGCGTCACCCTTGGCGTCGCGCTTGCCGCCGCGCTCGTCAGCCTTCTGATCGGCGGCTTGTGGGGGGCCACGGCCGGATGGATCGGCGGCCGCACGGACGAGGCGATGATGCGTTTCGTCGATGCGCTCTACGCCTTGCCGTTCATGTTCATCGTCATCGTGCTGATGGTGCTGTTCGGGCGATCCATCCTGCTGGTGTTCATCGGCATCGGCGCGGTGGAATGGCTGACCATGGCCCGGATCGTGCGGGGCCAGACGATGGCGCTTAAGCAACGCGGCTTCGTCACGGCGGCGGAGGCGGCCGGAGCGCCGGGTCGTCTGATCGTCGCCCGCCATATCCTGCCCAATCTGGCGGGCGTGGCCTTTGCCTATCTGATGCTCACCGTGCCACAGGTGGTGATGGTGGAGAGCTTTCTTTCCTTCCTTGGCCTTGGCGTTCAGGAGCCGCTGACCTCGCTTGGCATTCTGGTGAAGGAAGGGGCGGACCAGATGGAGTTCAGGCCGCACACGCTGCTGGTGCCGGGAGCGGTGCTGGTCGCCATCCTGATCTGCCTGATGCTGCTGGGCGAGCGGCTGCGCGAACGCTTCGCCGCATGA
- a CDS encoding YnbE family lipoprotein: MKKRLLLPPVAAAVLLSGCVQVRAPDKPIEINLNVNIRQEVIVRLEKDVQDLIQSNPGVF, from the coding sequence ATGAAAAAACGCCTTCTCCTGCCGCCGGTTGCGGCTGCCGTGCTGCTTTCGGGATGTGTGCAGGTGCGCGCGCCGGACAAGCCGATCGAGATCAATCTCAACGTCAACATCCGCCAGGAAGTGATCGTCCGGCTCGAAAAGGACGTGCAGGACCTGATCCAGTCCAATCCGGGAGTATTCTGA
- a CDS encoding ATP-binding cassette domain-containing protein — MTVYAVDGLSVRFDERRVVEGLSFSVAAGECLALVGESGSGKSQACLAPFGLSRGTAEGSAVLMGEQLIGLPEARLRPLRGKGAGFVFQQPLSALTPHLRISAQLAESMGTHDRQRLAGALDDVGIDRPEERLRQYPHQLSGGQRQRVMIAMAVAHDPRLLIADEPTTALDAMVRREILRLIDRLRAEKGLAVILVSHDLGLVADHADRMLVMRRGGMVEEGPAARLLTAPSTDYARALANAAPRMDSPAPDLPPVGEALLEARGVRVSFRRPCWRGGWFDAVSDAALDIRIGEAVALVGGSGSGKSTLARAIGGLGPMQAGEVQWQGRLLGQRGQIAFADRRGIQLVAQDPVDSLDPRWNAARSVAEGLNPLHPPRETDPAIKELLAEVSLDPELASRRPAGLSGGQAQRVAIARALAAGPLLLVCDEATSALDVTVQAEVMALLSRLRRERRLSMLFISHDLALVRQLCHRIVVLDQGRVVEAGPTGELLAKPRSDITQRLIAASA; from the coding sequence ATGACGGTCTATGCAGTCGACGGGCTTTCGGTGCGCTTCGACGAACGCCGGGTGGTGGAGGGGTTGAGCTTTTCCGTCGCGGCCGGGGAATGCCTTGCGCTGGTGGGCGAATCCGGATCGGGCAAGAGCCAGGCGTGCCTTGCCCCCTTCGGCCTGTCGCGCGGCACGGCCGAAGGATCGGCGGTGCTCATGGGAGAGCAGCTCATCGGCCTGCCGGAGGCGCGGCTGCGGCCCCTGCGGGGGAAAGGCGCGGGCTTCGTCTTCCAGCAGCCATTGTCGGCGCTGACCCCGCATCTTCGCATCAGCGCGCAGCTTGCCGAATCCATGGGCACGCACGACAGGCAGCGCCTTGCCGGGGCGCTTGACGATGTCGGCATCGACCGGCCGGAAGAGCGGCTGCGCCAATACCCCCACCAGCTTTCGGGCGGCCAGCGCCAGCGGGTGATGATCGCAATGGCGGTTGCGCATGATCCAAGGCTCTTGATTGCCGATGAGCCGACGACCGCGCTTGACGCAATGGTCCGGCGCGAAATCCTGCGCCTCATCGACCGGCTGCGGGCGGAAAAGGGGCTTGCGGTCATCCTCGTCAGCCATGACCTTGGCCTTGTCGCCGACCATGCCGACAGGATGCTGGTGATGCGCCGTGGCGGCATGGTGGAGGAGGGGCCGGCCGCAAGGCTGCTCACCGCGCCGTCCACCGATTACGCCCGCGCGCTTGCGAACGCCGCGCCGCGCATGGATTCGCCCGCGCCCGATCTGCCGCCGGTGGGCGAGGCGTTGCTGGAGGCAAGGGGCGTCCGCGTTTCCTTTCGCCGCCCCTGCTGGCGCGGCGGATGGTTCGACGCAGTGAGCGACGCAGCGCTCGATATTCGCATTGGGGAGGCGGTGGCGCTGGTCGGCGGGTCCGGCTCCGGCAAATCGACGCTGGCGCGCGCAATCGGGGGCCTTGGGCCGATGCAGGCTGGCGAGGTGCAATGGCAAGGCCGCCTGCTCGGGCAGCGCGGGCAAATCGCCTTTGCCGACAGGCGCGGGATTCAGCTTGTGGCGCAGGACCCGGTCGATAGCCTCGACCCCCGCTGGAACGCCGCCCGGTCTGTCGCCGAAGGCCTGAACCCGCTTCACCCGCCGCGCGAGACCGACCCTGCAATAAAGGAACTGCTGGCCGAGGTCAGCCTGGACCCGGAACTCGCCTCGCGCCGTCCCGCCGGATTGTCCGGAGGTCAGGCGCAGCGTGTCGCCATTGCCCGCGCGCTTGCGGCAGGGCCGCTACTGCTGGTTTGCGACGAAGCGACAAGCGCGCTCGACGTCACCGTCCAGGCGGAGGTGATGGCGCTGCTTTCACGGCTGCGGCGCGAGCGGAGGCTGTCGATGCTGTTCATCAGCCACGATCTGGCGCTGGTCCGGCAGCTCTGCCATCGCATCGTCGTGCTCGATCAGGGCCGGGTGGTGGAGGCGGGGCCAACGGGCGAGCTGCTGGCCAAGCCCCGATCCGACATCACGCAACGACTGATCGCCGCGTCGGCCTGA
- the purB gene encoding adenylosuccinate lyase — MIPRYSRPEMAAIWEPETRFRIWFEIEAHATDALAELGVVPKSAAKALWDWWATNPAIDVAAIDAIEAVTKHDVIAFLTWVSENVGDEARFMHQGMTSSDVLDTCLAVQLARASDILLADLDRLLDVLKRRALEHKLTPTIGRSHGIHAEPVTFGLKLVEAYAEFARCRKRMAAAREEIATCAISGAVGTFANIDPRVEAHVAGKLGLAVEPVSTQVIPRDRHAMFFATLGVIASSIERLATEVRHLQRTEVLEAEEYFSPGQKGSSAMPHKRNPVLTENLTGLARMVRGYVTPALENVALWHERDISHSSVERYIGPDATITLDFALQRLTGVIDKLLVYPERMGKNLDRMGGLVHSQRVLLALTQAGVSREDSYRLVQRNAMKVWESDGALSLLDLLKADPEVTAALSPQELEEKFDLGYHLKHVDTIFARVFGD; from the coding sequence ATGATTCCCCGCTATTCCCGCCCTGAGATGGCCGCGATCTGGGAGCCGGAAACACGTTTCCGCATCTGGTTCGAGATCGAGGCGCATGCGACCGATGCGCTGGCCGAACTGGGCGTGGTGCCGAAAAGCGCGGCCAAGGCGCTGTGGGACTGGTGGGCGACGAACCCGGCGATCGACGTGGCGGCGATCGATGCGATCGAAGCAGTCACCAAGCATGACGTCATCGCCTTCCTCACCTGGGTGTCCGAGAATGTCGGGGATGAAGCGCGCTTCATGCATCAGGGCATGACCAGTTCGGACGTGCTGGATACCTGCCTTGCGGTGCAGCTCGCCCGCGCATCGGACATATTGCTTGCCGATCTGGACCGGCTGCTGGACGTGCTGAAGCGCCGCGCCCTTGAGCACAAGCTGACGCCTACCATCGGCCGCAGCCACGGCATCCATGCCGAACCGGTGACCTTCGGCCTGAAGCTGGTCGAAGCTTATGCCGAATTCGCCCGCTGCCGGAAGCGGATGGCGGCCGCGCGGGAGGAAATCGCCACCTGCGCAATCTCCGGCGCGGTCGGCACCTTCGCCAACATCGACCCGCGCGTCGAGGCGCATGTCGCCGGGAAGCTGGGCCTCGCCGTAGAGCCCGTCTCCACCCAGGTGATCCCGCGCGACCGGCACGCGATGTTCTTCGCTACGCTTGGGGTGATCGCCTCGTCGATCGAACGGCTGGCGACCGAGGTCCGACACCTCCAGCGAACCGAAGTGCTGGAGGCCGAGGAATATTTCTCGCCGGGCCAGAAAGGCTCGTCGGCGATGCCGCACAAGCGCAATCCGGTGCTGACGGAAAATCTCACCGGCCTCGCCCGCATGGTGCGGGGCTATGTCACCCCGGCGCTGGAGAATGTGGCGCTGTGGCACGAGCGCGACATCAGCCATTCGTCGGTGGAGCGCTATATCGGCCCGGACGCAACCATCACGCTTGATTTCGCGCTCCAGCGGCTCACGGGCGTTATCGACAAGCTGCTCGTCTACCCGGAGCGGATGGGCAAAAACCTCGACCGCATGGGCGGCCTTGTCCACTCGCAGCGGGTTCTGCTGGCGTTGACCCAGGCGGGCGTCAGCCGCGAGGACTCCTACCGGCTTGTCCAGCGCAATGCGATGAAGGTCTGGGAATCGGACGGCGCGCTCTCGCTGCTCGACCTGCTGAAAGCGGACCCCGAGGTCACGGCCGCCCTGTCGCCGCAGGAGCTGGAGGAGAAGTTCGACCTTGGCTATCATCTGAAGCACGTCGACACGATTTTCGCGCGCGTCTTTGGAGATTGA
- a CDS encoding YdbL family protein produces MKRPVKLLMALMIAAAAGGSALAQAADPVVEQARAQGVVGEQADGYLGFAKSPAGDLKSRVDAINIKRRAFYTDLAAKRGVTVQEVAAATACELFQTRVVPGEAYRSENGAWLVRGSAPAQLPSYCK; encoded by the coding sequence ATGAAACGCCCTGTCAAATTACTGATGGCGCTGATGATCGCGGCCGCTGCCGGCGGCAGTGCGCTGGCCCAGGCGGCGGACCCGGTGGTGGAGCAGGCTCGCGCACAAGGCGTGGTCGGCGAGCAGGCGGACGGCTATCTGGGCTTTGCCAAATCCCCTGCGGGGGATCTCAAATCGCGCGTGGACGCCATCAACATCAAGCGCCGGGCATTTTATACCGATCTTGCCGCCAAGCGCGGCGTGACGGTGCAGGAAGTGGCGGCGGCGACGGCGTGCGAACTTTTCCAGACCCGCGTCGTGCCGGGAGAGGCCTATCGCAGTGAAAACGGCGCATGGCTCGTTCGCGGCAGCGCGCCGGCCCAGCTGCCCAGCTACTGCAAGTAG
- a CDS encoding EF-hand domain-containing protein produces the protein MTRTLLSASALALMIAAPVHAQEVPADPTMPPATADPTSPGAPMPQDPPTMPADPAMPAPEAAPAGPAAPGESALPADPATPAGPAMPAPEATPPTTGEAMPPAASPEASAPGMSPEAAQTPADWATFDKDSKGYLTPLEFGTWVMAKQGNDMSAEVEKTKSSKRANIPAVKVLNATGTMFLKADTNGDRRITPDELASAVAG, from the coding sequence ATGACCCGCACGCTATTATCCGCCAGCGCCCTTGCGCTCATGATCGCCGCCCCTGTCCATGCGCAGGAAGTCCCGGCCGATCCGACCATGCCGCCCGCAACCGCCGATCCCACATCGCCCGGTGCGCCCATGCCGCAGGATCCGCCGACGATGCCGGCCGATCCTGCCATGCCCGCACCAGAGGCAGCACCGGCGGGTCCGGCCGCGCCGGGCGAGTCCGCCTTGCCTGCCGATCCGGCAACACCGGCCGGTCCCGCCATGCCCGCGCCCGAAGCAACGCCGCCCACCACCGGCGAAGCCATGCCGCCTGCGGCTTCACCCGAAGCGTCCGCGCCCGGGATGTCGCCGGAAGCCGCGCAGACGCCCGCGGACTGGGCGACGTTCGACAAGGACAGCAAGGGCTATCTCACGCCGCTGGAGTTCGGCACCTGGGTGATGGCCAAGCAGGGCAATGACATGAGCGCCGAAGTCGAGAAGACGAAGTCCAGCAAGCGCGCCAACATTCCCGCCGTGAAGGTATTGAACGCCACCGGGACCATGTTCCTGAAGGCCGATACGAACGGCGATCGGCGGATCACGCCGGACGAGCTTGCATCGGCCGTCGCCGGCTGA
- a CDS encoding YdbH domain-containing protein, protein MTFRETQRRLAGRRRGRGLALGVALTALGVGALWWQRAPLATQLIDRELARRGVPASYAIARLSTGGATLAGVVIGDPATPDLVASRVQVDLAWGLGGARIGAVALEDTLVRGRLDSKGLSLGTLDLLRPAPSGGPFSLPDLDLRLRNVRMMLATPGGVVGLAAEGSGNLADGFNGRAALSAPRFQMADCRVAGTRGLFNLMAVDRVVELDGRVRTIAASCGEVQAGRGAMLLSTSIPETMDAVEGRIDAAVRRLAYKGGSIARTRLNGGFNLAPAKKRFGFDGALAWSDLVAPGAWGAALKEGAGALAGLPPGPVAARIAAAGGGAMRRSRGSAQMALSMQGATGRASLSNLRMRSASGAALTATGRAFSFNWPEGTPRLDGRAVLSGGGLPDMRLDVGPAPDGWRMLGSVAPYSAGTARLVVGPWRLDWRDNSGRLLTELKMDGPLGHGFVKALAVPVDLRFGPAGAVRLMASGGCTTAGFDRLELAGVLLGQERLRICAQHGETLFAADAGGRLSGGMKTRLAFGGRLGDAPLSVDAEAVRIGFGGSTAAPRVGLALGPAALALKQPDGETRLDLTELTAEAGRDGLRGSFGGASGRIVNVPLRLDQAEGRWTYGGGVLGISAPSARIRDAADERRFEPVSARDVKLALEDGVIRGDAIIARPKNDRRLALVSLTHNLSEGSGKADLDVPRLVFGDDLQPEELTPLTLGVIANVGGAIEGGGQIRWSPEGVTSDGAFESDGIGLSAAFGQVHNIKGRIVFDDLLGMSTPPGQVATIGEMNPGVSVKDGVIRYELLPDQHVKVEEGRWPFAGGELVLEPTLLDFSKPSDRIFTLRVEGLDAAQFIQQFDFRNFAVTGLFDGRLPLLFNADGGRIVGGRLIARSPGGTLAYVGEVSEADIGGAGKLAFDALKSLKYNALIIEMDGQLDGEIISTVLFNGSNQQPVNPTGSSLPVKATGLPFKFNITIRAPFRALLNTAESFTDVRTVPIRLRHTPTRYGMVGPLA, encoded by the coding sequence ATGACATTCCGGGAAACGCAGCGACGTCTTGCAGGAAGGCGGCGTGGCCGTGGTCTTGCCCTCGGCGTTGCCCTGACCGCGCTCGGGGTCGGCGCGCTGTGGTGGCAGCGTGCACCGCTCGCCACGCAATTGATCGACCGGGAGCTGGCGCGACGGGGCGTGCCCGCATCCTATGCGATAGCAAGGCTGAGCACCGGGGGGGCGACGCTGGCCGGCGTGGTGATCGGTGATCCGGCCACGCCCGATCTGGTCGCCTCGCGGGTGCAGGTGGATCTGGCCTGGGGTCTTGGCGGCGCAAGGATCGGCGCGGTCGCGCTGGAAGACACGCTGGTTCGCGGACGGCTGGATTCAAAGGGATTGAGCCTCGGCACGCTGGACCTTCTGCGTCCCGCGCCCAGTGGCGGTCCCTTCAGCCTGCCCGACTTGGATCTGAGGCTGCGCAACGTCCGGATGATGCTGGCGACACCGGGGGGTGTCGTGGGGCTCGCAGCCGAAGGCAGCGGCAATCTTGCCGACGGGTTCAACGGGCGCGCGGCATTGTCCGCTCCCCGCTTCCAGATGGCCGATTGCCGGGTGGCGGGCACCCGCGGCCTGTTCAACCTGATGGCGGTGGATCGGGTTGTGGAGCTTGACGGGCGCGTCCGGACGATCGCCGCATCGTGCGGCGAGGTTCAGGCCGGGCGCGGCGCAATGCTGCTGTCCACCTCTATCCCCGAAACCATGGACGCGGTGGAAGGCCGGATCGACGCTGCCGTGCGTCGCCTCGCGTACAAGGGCGGCAGCATCGCGCGGACAAGGCTGAACGGGGGATTCAATCTCGCTCCGGCAAAAAAGCGATTCGGCTTCGACGGCGCATTAGCCTGGTCAGACCTCGTCGCTCCCGGAGCCTGGGGTGCGGCTTTGAAGGAAGGCGCGGGGGCGCTTGCCGGTTTGCCGCCCGGCCCGGTCGCCGCCCGGATCGCGGCGGCGGGCGGCGGTGCGATGCGGCGATCCCGGGGCTCGGCGCAGATGGCGCTGTCCATGCAGGGCGCCACCGGCCGGGCCAGCCTTTCAAATCTGCGCATGCGATCGGCAAGCGGTGCTGCCCTCACCGCCACCGGCAGGGCCTTTTCGTTCAACTGGCCGGAGGGAACACCCCGGCTGGATGGGCGCGCGGTTCTGTCGGGCGGTGGACTGCCGGACATGCGGCTGGACGTGGGGCCCGCCCCCGATGGGTGGCGAATGCTTGGCAGCGTCGCACCCTATTCGGCCGGCACGGCGCGGCTGGTCGTCGGCCCCTGGCGGCTCGACTGGCGGGACAATAGCGGGCGGCTGCTGACCGAACTGAAGATGGACGGGCCGCTTGGCCATGGGTTCGTCAAAGCCCTGGCGGTTCCGGTCGATCTGCGGTTCGGGCCAGCGGGCGCGGTGCGGCTCATGGCATCGGGCGGCTGCACAACGGCCGGGTTCGACCGGCTGGAGCTTGCAGGCGTGCTGCTGGGGCAGGAGCGTCTGCGCATCTGCGCACAGCATGGCGAGACGCTTTTTGCCGCCGATGCCGGTGGACGGCTTTCGGGCGGGATGAAGACCCGGCTGGCGTTTGGCGGGCGGCTCGGCGACGCGCCGCTCTCGGTCGATGCGGAGGCTGTGCGAATCGGCTTTGGCGGCAGCACGGCCGCGCCCCGCGTCGGGTTGGCGCTTGGGCCGGCGGCGCTGGCGCTGAAGCAGCCCGATGGCGAAACCCGGCTGGACTTGACGGAACTGACCGCCGAGGCCGGTCGGGACGGCCTTCGGGGCAGCTTCGGCGGGGCAAGCGGCCGGATCGTCAATGTCCCGCTGCGCCTGGACCAGGCGGAGGGGCGATGGACCTATGGCGGTGGCGTTCTCGGCATAAGCGCGCCCTCAGCCCGCATCCGGGACGCGGCGGACGAACGGCGGTTCGAGCCGGTATCGGCGCGCGACGTGAAACTTGCGCTGGAAGATGGCGTGATCCGGGGCGATGCCATTATCGCCCGCCCGAAAAACGACCGGCGACTGGCGCTTGTCAGCCTCACCCACAATCTGTCGGAAGGAAGCGGCAAGGCCGATCTCGACGTGCCGCGCCTCGTCTTCGGCGACGACCTCCAGCCCGAGGAGCTTACCCCCCTGACGCTGGGCGTGATCGCCAATGTGGGCGGTGCAATAGAGGGCGGCGGGCAGATCCGCTGGTCACCGGAGGGCGTCACCAGCGACGGTGCGTTCGAAAGCGACGGCATCGGCCTGTCGGCGGCGTTCGGGCAGGTCCACAACATCAAGGGCCGCATCGTCTTTGACGATCTGCTGGGCATGTCGACGCCGCCGGGCCAGGTCGCCACCATCGGCGAGATGAACCCGGGCGTCAGCGTCAAGGATGGAGTCATCCGCTACGAGCTTCTGCCCGACCAGCATGTGAAGGTGGAGGAAGGCCGCTGGCCGTTCGCAGGCGGCGAGCTGGTGCTGGAGCCGACCTTGCTCGATTTCTCAAAGCCGTCGGACAGGATTTTCACGCTCAGGGTGGAAGGGCTGGATGCGGCGCAATTCATCCAGCAGTTCGATTTCAGGAACTTTGCGGTGACCGGCCTGTTCGACGGCAGGCTGCCGCTGCTGTTCAACGCCGACGGCGGGCGGATCGTGGGCGGGCGGTTGATCGCCCGGTCTCCCGGCGGGACGCTCGCCTATGTCGGCGAAGTATCGGAAGCCGATATCGGTGGTGCGGGCAAGCTCGCCTTCGACGCGCTCAAATCGCTGAAATACAATGCGCTGATCATAGAGATGGACGGCCAGCTGGATGGCGAGATCATCAGCACCGTGCTTTTCAACGGATCGAACCAGCAGCCGGTCAACCCGACCGGCTCCTCGCTGCCGGTGAAGGCGACCGGGCTGCCGTTCAAGTTCAACATCACCATACGCGCGCCGTTCCGGGCGCTGCTGAACACCGCGGAATCGTTTACGGACGTTCGAACCGTGCCTATCCGCTTAAGGCATACACCCACTAGATATGGTATGGTGGGTCCATTGGCCTGA
- the radC gene encoding RadC family protein, giving the protein MGQETAEHSGHRARLRKRLLDGGGEALLEHELLEYLLALALPRRDTKPLAKRLIARFGSYAAVVSASPEELAGAGELTEGLIAAIKIAQASALRLLKAGVDKRPVLASWQALLDYLHADLAHRQTEAVRLLLLNARNVLIRDEVVSEGSVDQAAVYAREIIRRALEHHASALILVHNHPSGDPKPSRDDIQMTRTILDAARLLGIAVHDHVIIGRSGHASFKSLGLL; this is encoded by the coding sequence ATGGGGCAGGAAACGGCTGAACATTCGGGACACCGGGCGCGCCTGCGCAAACGGTTGCTCGACGGCGGCGGCGAGGCGCTGCTCGAGCATGAGCTTCTGGAATATCTGCTTGCGCTCGCGCTTCCCCGGCGGGACACCAAGCCGCTGGCGAAAAGGCTGATCGCGCGTTTCGGAAGCTATGCGGCCGTCGTCTCCGCCTCTCCGGAAGAACTGGCGGGCGCGGGCGAACTGACGGAGGGGCTGATCGCGGCGATCAAGATCGCGCAGGCATCGGCGCTGCGCCTGCTGAAGGCGGGGGTCGACAAGCGCCCCGTGCTTGCAAGCTGGCAGGCGCTGCTCGACTATCTTCACGCCGACCTTGCCCACCGCCAGACGGAGGCGGTGCGGCTGCTGCTGCTCAACGCGCGCAACGTGCTGATCCGCGACGAGGTCGTGTCGGAAGGCTCAGTCGATCAGGCGGCCGTCTATGCGCGCGAAATCATCAGGCGTGCGCTCGAACATCACGCCTCGGCGCTGATCCTTGTCCACAACCACCCGAGCGGCGATCCCAAGCCCAGCCGGGACGACATCCAGATGACGCGAACCATTCTGGATGCCGCAAGGCTGCTGGGCATCGCCGTCCACGACCATGTCATCATAGGCCGCAGCGGCCATGCCAGTTTCAAGTCGCTGGGGCTGCTGTAG
- a CDS encoding IS1595 family transposase: MDVLDRDKLPFPKSLPEFQRLFPDDGACASWLEKARWPDGFACPRCGVVGDPFRFTTRPVILMCRSCRRQTGLMVGTAMERSHIPLSVWFWAAYLVASQTTGISAVQLQRQLGLTRYETAFGLLHKLRAAMVRPDQDRIGGQSGQHVEVDETWIGGRTRGEGRGTHHKTLVVAAVEVRHREPGTGQDRRRNGRYAGRVRLAIGADRSAGALGGFVQSAVEPGTLVITDDWSGYSGLQGGGYDHHAIAQCGDPEVSEEFLPIVHLVFSNLKAWLNGIHHGVSTKHLQAYLNEFTFRFNRRFYPFNAFRSLLGIASDIEAPTFAELYSGQWTHHTISSGCMP, from the coding sequence GTGGACGTTCTTGACCGCGACAAGCTGCCGTTCCCGAAATCCCTCCCCGAGTTCCAGCGGCTTTTCCCGGATGATGGCGCTTGCGCGTCCTGGCTTGAAAAAGCTCGCTGGCCTGATGGATTTGCGTGCCCACGCTGTGGCGTCGTCGGCGATCCGTTTCGTTTCACCACTCGGCCTGTCATCCTGATGTGCCGCTCGTGTCGCCGTCAGACCGGCCTGATGGTCGGCACGGCCATGGAACGAAGCCACATCCCGCTCAGCGTGTGGTTCTGGGCCGCTTACCTGGTTGCGAGTCAGACGACCGGCATATCTGCCGTCCAGTTGCAGCGCCAGCTTGGCCTGACCCGGTACGAGACGGCCTTTGGCCTGCTCCATAAACTGCGCGCCGCGATGGTGCGCCCCGATCAGGATCGGATCGGCGGGCAGAGCGGTCAGCATGTCGAGGTCGATGAGACCTGGATCGGCGGGCGAACGCGCGGCGAAGGCCGGGGAACCCACCACAAAACGCTGGTGGTCGCCGCCGTCGAAGTTCGTCACCGGGAGCCTGGCACTGGCCAGGACCGCCGCCGGAACGGACGCTATGCCGGAAGGGTTCGATTGGCCATCGGTGCAGACCGCAGTGCCGGTGCCCTTGGTGGCTTTGTACAGAGCGCGGTCGAGCCGGGAACGCTGGTCATCACCGATGATTGGAGCGGCTATAGCGGGTTGCAGGGCGGCGGTTACGACCATCACGCCATCGCCCAGTGTGGCGACCCGGAGGTGTCCGAAGAGTTCCTGCCCATCGTCCATCTGGTGTTCTCAAACCTCAAAGCGTGGCTCAACGGCATCCACCACGGCGTCAGCACCAAGCATCTGCAAGCCTACCTCAACGAGTTCACTTTCCGCTTCAATCGCCGCTTCTACCCGTTCAACGCCTTCCGATCCCTCCTCGGGATCGCCAGTGATATCGAGGCGCCGACCTTTGCCGAACTCTACTCAGGCCAATGGACCCACCATACCATATCTAGTGGGTGTATGCCTTAA